From one Butyricimonas faecihominis genomic stretch:
- the traN gene encoding conjugative transposon protein TraN, with protein sequence MSIKKVMTMFALLMGIACASYAQGVTNDSTATAKEDGLELVKDVYPQTEEDGDLYHGLTKKLMFDRMIPPHGLEVTYDKTVHILFPAAVRYVDLGSPNLIAGKADGAENVIRVKATVKNFRNETNMSVITEDGSFYTFNVKYADEPLILNVEMKDFIHDGSTVNRPNNAQEIYLKELGSESPMLVHLIMKSLHKEDKRKVKHIGCKRFGIQYLLKGIYVHNDLLYFYTEIKNQSNVPFDVDYITFKIVDKKVAKRTAMQEQVLFPLRAYNYAVRVAGKRSERTVFCLPKFTIPDGKQLVVEMNEKDGGRHQTFTVENEDLVQAETINELRVR encoded by the coding sequence ATGAGTATCAAGAAAGTAATGACAATGTTTGCCCTGCTGATGGGCATCGCCTGTGCGAGCTACGCGCAGGGAGTGACGAACGACAGCACTGCCACCGCCAAGGAGGACGGGCTGGAACTGGTGAAGGACGTCTATCCGCAGACGGAGGAGGACGGCGACCTGTACCACGGTCTGACGAAAAAGCTGATGTTCGACCGCATGATACCGCCGCACGGCTTGGAAGTCACGTATGACAAGACCGTCCACATCCTGTTTCCGGCGGCGGTGCGCTACGTGGACTTGGGTTCGCCCAACCTGATAGCGGGCAAGGCGGACGGTGCGGAGAACGTCATCCGTGTGAAGGCGACGGTCAAGAATTTCCGCAACGAGACGAACATGAGCGTCATCACGGAGGACGGGTCATTTTACACATTTAATGTGAAATACGCCGATGAGCCGCTTATCCTGAACGTGGAAATGAAGGACTTTATCCACGACGGCAGCACGGTGAACCGACCGAACAACGCGCAGGAAATCTACCTGAAGGAACTGGGCAGCGAAAGCCCGATGCTGGTACACCTCATCATGAAGTCGCTGCACAAGGAGGACAAGCGCAAGGTGAAGCACATCGGCTGCAAGCGTTTCGGCATCCAGTACCTGCTGAAAGGGATTTATGTCCACAATGACCTGCTGTATTTCTACACGGAGATAAAGAACCAAAGCAATGTGCCGTTTGACGTGGACTACATCACGTTCAAGATTGTGGACAAGAAGGTGGCGAAGCGTACCGCCATGCAGGAACAGGTGCTGTTCCCGCTCCGCGCCTACAACTACGCCGTCCGTGTAGCCGGGAAGCGGTCCGAACGCACGGTGTTCTGCCTTCCGAAGTTCACCATCCCCGACGGCAAGCAGCTCGTGGTGGAGATGAACGAGAAGGACGGCGGACGCCACCAGACGTTTACCGTGGAGAACGAGGACTTGGTACAGGCTGAAACCATCAACGAACTGCGCGTGCGATGA
- the traJ gene encoding conjugative transposon protein TraJ, with protein sequence MGEFDNLHQILLSLYDEMMPLCADMTGVAKGLAGLGALFYVAVRVWQSLARAEAIDVYPLLRPFALGLCILFFPTIVLGTMNSVLSPIVQGVHGILEEQTFDMNEYREQKDKLEYEAMMRNPETAYLASDEEFDRQLDELGWSPSDLVTMTGMYMDRAAYNIKKTVRDWFRELLELMFAAAALIIDTLRTFFLVVLSILGPVAFAFAVWDGFHSTLSAWFSRYIQIYLWLPVSDLFSTILAKIQILMLQNDIQAMQTDPNFSVEASNGVYIVFLIIGIVGYFTIPTVAGWIIQAGGGIGSYNKNINTAGALGGSVAGAAAGNVAGRAGKLIKGTAGKLFRR encoded by the coding sequence ATGGGAGAGTTCGACAACCTTCACCAGATACTCCTTTCGCTCTACGACGAGATGATGCCGCTGTGCGCGGACATGACGGGCGTGGCGAAAGGGCTTGCCGGGCTGGGCGCGTTGTTCTACGTGGCGGTGCGCGTGTGGCAGTCGCTCGCCCGCGCCGAGGCGATAGACGTGTACCCGCTGCTCCGCCCGTTTGCGCTCGGTTTGTGCATCCTGTTCTTCCCGACCATCGTGTTGGGTACGATGAACAGCGTGTTAAGCCCCATCGTGCAGGGCGTACACGGCATCCTCGAAGAACAGACCTTCGACATGAACGAGTACCGGGAGCAGAAAGACAAACTGGAATACGAGGCGATGATGCGCAACCCGGAGACCGCCTACCTCGCCAGTGATGAGGAATTTGACCGCCAGTTGGACGAGCTGGGCTGGTCGCCCTCGGACTTGGTGACGATGACGGGGATGTACATGGACCGGGCGGCGTACAACATCAAGAAGACGGTGCGTGACTGGTTCCGGGAACTGCTGGAACTGATGTTCGCCGCAGCCGCGCTCATCATCGACACGCTCAGGACGTTCTTCCTCGTGGTGCTGAGCATCCTGGGACCGGTAGCCTTCGCCTTTGCCGTATGGGACGGCTTCCACTCGACGCTCTCGGCGTGGTTCAGCCGCTACATACAGATTTACCTGTGGCTTCCCGTGTCGGATTTGTTCAGCACCATACTGGCGAAGATACAGATTCTGATGTTGCAGAACGACATACAAGCGATGCAGACCGACCCGAACTTCTCGGTGGAGGCGAGCAACGGGGTGTACATCGTGTTCCTCATCATCGGCATCGTGGGCTACTTCACCATCCCGACGGTGGCAGGCTGGATCATCCAAGCAGGTGGCGGCATAGGCAGCTACAACAAGAACATCAACACCGCCGGGGCTTTGGGCGGCAGCGTGGCGGGAGCCGCCGCAGGAAACGTGGCAGGCCGCGCGGGCAAGCTCATCAAGGGAACGGCGGGAAAGCTGTTCCGAAGATAG
- a CDS encoding TraL conjugative transposon family protein, protein MRMGKMKNLIEKWTTGLKGWLRNRLDALPPKARLRIVLAAFAVFASLCLYMTAAAIIGFGKGEEALEIRHIEKLEIYNKVYHSNLNPQ, encoded by the coding sequence ATGCGTATGGGAAAGATGAAAAATCTCATTGAAAAGTGGACCACCGGGCTGAAAGGTTGGTTACGCAATAGGCTGGACGCCCTGCCGCCCAAAGCACGGCTTAGGATAGTCCTTGCGGCATTTGCCGTGTTCGCCTCGCTCTGTCTCTACATGACTGCCGCCGCAATCATCGGCTTCGGCAAAGGGGAAGAGGCATTGGAGATACGGCACATCGAGAAGTTAGAAATATATAATAAGGTGTATCACTCAAATTTGAATCCACAATGA
- the traM gene encoding conjugative transposon protein TraM, whose amino-acid sequence METKEQKNESRTKEKKPLTEQQRQQRQKMLVYPLMVLLFAGCMWLIFAPSSEDKEKERQGQGFNTDMPMPEDSKIIGDKAKAYEQQDLENKRKERRGMVGDLSAFWNDSDGDTPTDDADTSDDYRLTRTETTDGETADERQAGIRTSAAAYQRLNTSLGTFYEPPKEDTEKEELRERIDELEAMLVAQDSKPSTMEEQVALLEKSYELAAKYQNDNNAGQAAQPDETGGSVSTGEKSMKAEPVSDVRRTVVSALPQPMTDSAFIADYSGERNYGFHTAIGAEETTGKNTIAACVQGDQTLTDGQTVKLRLLEPMRVSGRVIPRNTLLVGAARLQGERLGIGITSLEHGGNIIPVELEVYDSDGQAGIFIPGSMEIDAAKEIGANMGSSLGSSINISTDAGAQLASDLGRGAIQGISQYISKRMRTVKVHLKSGYRVLLYQEKE is encoded by the coding sequence ATGGAAACAAAAGAACAGAAGAATGAATCAAGAACAAAAGAGAAAAAGCCGCTGACGGAACAACAGCGTCAGCAAAGGCAGAAGATGCTGGTCTATCCGCTGATGGTGCTGCTGTTCGCCGGGTGTATGTGGCTCATCTTCGCGCCGTCCTCCGAGGACAAGGAGAAAGAACGGCAGGGACAGGGATTCAACACGGACATGCCCATGCCCGAAGACTCCAAAATCATCGGGGACAAGGCGAAAGCCTACGAGCAGCAGGATTTGGAAAACAAGCGGAAGGAACGCCGGGGCATGGTGGGCGACCTCTCCGCGTTCTGGAACGACAGCGACGGTGACACGCCAACGGACGATGCCGACACTTCGGACGATTACCGCCTGACACGGACGGAAACGACCGACGGGGAAACGGCGGACGAAAGACAGGCGGGCATCCGCACTTCCGCTGCCGCCTACCAACGGCTGAACACCTCGCTGGGCACGTTCTACGAGCCGCCGAAGGAGGACACGGAAAAGGAGGAACTCCGGGAGCGCATCGACGAACTGGAAGCCATGCTGGTGGCGCAGGATAGCAAGCCTTCCACGATGGAGGAACAGGTCGCCCTGTTGGAAAAGTCCTATGAGCTGGCGGCGAAGTACCAGAATGACAACAATGCCGGACAAGCCGCACAGCCCGATGAAACGGGAGGTTCTGTGAGTACAGGCGAAAAGAGCATGAAGGCAGAACCCGTAAGCGATGTAAGGCGGACGGTGGTGTCCGCCCTGCCGCAGCCCATGACAGACTCGGCGTTCATCGCGGACTATTCGGGGGAACGCAACTACGGCTTCCACACCGCCATCGGTGCGGAGGAAACGACGGGGAAGAACACCATCGCCGCCTGTGTGCAGGGCGACCAGACGCTGACGGACGGGCAGACGGTGAAGCTCCGGCTGCTGGAGCCGATGCGCGTGTCGGGGCGCGTCATCCCCCGGAACACGCTCCTTGTGGGCGCGGCACGGTTGCAGGGCGAAAGGCTCGGCATCGGCATCACCTCGCTGGAACACGGGGGAAACATCATCCCGGTAGAACTGGAGGTGTACGACAGCGACGGGCAGGCGGGCATCTTCATACCCGGCTCGATGGAGATAGACGCGGCAAAGGAAATCGGGGCGAACATGGGCAGCTCGCTCGGAAGCAGCATCAACATATCGACCGACGCGGGGGCGCAGCTCGCCTCCGACTTGGGGCGAGGGGCGATACAGGGCATCTCGCAGTACATCTCGAAAAGGATGCGCACGGTCAAGGTACATCTGAAGTCAGGGTACAGGGTATTGCTCTACCAAGAAAAGGAATGA
- the traK gene encoding conjugative transposon protein TraK: protein MEFKSLKNIETSFRQIRLFGIVYTAACALVVVCSVVCAFRFAEAQRQKIYVLDGGKSLMLALSQDLSQNRPAEAREHVRRFHELFFTLSPEKSAIEHNVKRALLLADKSAYNYYADFAEKGFYNRIIAGNINQVLQVDSVVCNFDRYPYEARTYARQMIIRESNVTERTLVTACRLLNASRSDDNPNGFTIEGFTVLENKDIRTIER, encoded by the coding sequence ATGGAATTCAAATCACTCAAGAACATCGAGACGAGTTTCCGGCAGATACGTCTGTTCGGCATCGTCTATACGGCGGCCTGCGCCCTCGTGGTGGTCTGCTCGGTGGTGTGCGCCTTCCGCTTCGCCGAGGCGCAACGGCAGAAGATATACGTCCTCGATGGAGGCAAGAGTCTTATGCTCGCGCTCTCGCAGGACCTGTCGCAGAACCGCCCGGCGGAAGCCAGGGAACACGTGCGCCGCTTCCACGAACTGTTTTTCACCCTCTCGCCGGAGAAAAGCGCGATAGAGCACAACGTGAAACGCGCCCTGCTCTTGGCAGACAAGAGCGCGTACAACTATTACGCCGACTTCGCCGAAAAGGGCTTCTACAACCGCATCATCGCCGGGAACATCAACCAAGTGTTGCAGGTGGACAGCGTGGTGTGCAATTTCGACCGCTATCCCTACGAGGCGCGGACATACGCCCGTCAGATGATTATCCGCGAGAGCAACGTGACGGAACGGACATTAGTAACCGCCTGCCGCCTGCTCAACGCGAGCCGCTCGGACGACAACCCAAACGGCTTCACCATCGAGGGCTTCACGGTATTGGAGAACAAGGACATCCGGACGATTGAAAGATAA
- a CDS encoding conjugal transfer protein TraO, with product MKGKVLFIVTLLFVLLAGRAEAQRCLPKMRGIELRAGLNEADGYVLGAMLSSYAKGGNKWVYGLEYLKTSHGYRSTTIPAAQFTAEGGYYYNFLSDAKKVVFFYAGASALAGYETVNWGGKTLYDGARLNNKDAFVYGCAATLEMELYLVDFIALTASLRERFLWGGSMGVCHTEYGIGVKFIIN from the coding sequence ATGAAAGGAAAGGTACTGTTTATTGTAACGCTTCTGTTCGTCCTCCTGGCAGGACGGGCGGAAGCCCAACGGTGCCTGCCGAAGATGCGGGGCATCGAGTTGAGAGCCGGGCTGAACGAGGCGGACGGCTATGTGCTGGGAGCCATGCTTTCGAGCTACGCGAAAGGTGGGAACAAGTGGGTGTACGGGCTGGAATACCTGAAAACCAGCCACGGATACCGGAGTACGACCATCCCTGCGGCACAGTTCACGGCGGAGGGCGGTTACTACTACAACTTCCTCTCGGACGCGAAAAAGGTGGTGTTCTTCTACGCTGGCGCGTCAGCCCTTGCCGGGTACGAGACGGTGAACTGGGGCGGAAAGACGCTGTACGACGGGGCGAGGCTGAACAACAAGGACGCCTTTGTCTATGGCTGCGCCGCCACGCTGGAAATGGAGCTGTACCTCGTGGACTTCATTGCGCTGACGGCCTCGCTGCGTGAACGCTTCCTGTGGGGCGGCAGCATGGGCGTGTGCCACACGGAATACGGGATAGGCGTGAAGTTCATCA
- a CDS encoding DUF4141 domain-containing protein, translating to MRQKLKMPLVAACLCLAGAGTANAQWVVSDPTNLAQSIINSAKEMVETAGTKANTLNGFLETKKVFEQGKKYYDALKSVHDVVKGGVKVSKSIGLVMEISEIYVDNYQKMLSDENYTPEELAAISSGYTMLIDESSDVLQDLKNVVNVTGMSLTDAERLAIIDNAYRSLMNYRNLVRYYTNKTISVSYLRARKKNDMDRVIGLYGNPNEKYW from the coding sequence ATGAGACAAAAACTGAAAATGCCATTGGTGGCAGCCTGCCTGTGCCTTGCAGGTGCAGGCACGGCAAACGCCCAATGGGTGGTGTCCGACCCGACGAACCTCGCGCAGAGCATCATCAACTCCGCCAAGGAGATGGTGGAAACGGCGGGCACGAAAGCCAACACGCTCAACGGCTTCTTGGAAACCAAGAAAGTGTTTGAGCAGGGAAAGAAGTATTACGACGCGCTGAAATCCGTACATGACGTGGTGAAGGGCGGCGTGAAGGTGTCGAAAAGCATCGGGTTGGTGATGGAAATATCAGAAATCTATGTGGATAACTACCAGAAGATGCTCTCTGATGAGAACTACACGCCGGAAGAGCTTGCCGCCATATCGTCGGGCTACACCATGCTGATAGACGAGAGTTCGGACGTGCTGCAAGACCTGAAGAACGTGGTGAACGTGACGGGGATGTCGCTCACGGACGCGGAACGGCTGGCGATTATCGACAACGCCTACCGCAGCCTGATGAACTACCGCAACCTCGTGCGCTACTACACGAACAAGACCATATCGGTGTCCTACCTCCGGGCAAGGAAGAAGAACGACATGGACCGGGTGATAGGACTCTACGGAAACCCCAACGAAAAATACTGGTAA